The following coding sequences lie in one Drosophila sulfurigaster albostrigata strain 15112-1811.04 chromosome 2R, ASM2355843v2, whole genome shotgun sequence genomic window:
- the LOC133836494 gene encoding 8-oxo-dGDP phosphatase NUDT18, translating to MTSIEEKVRCILNAKDLGDITTEFCDFSLKEQNATAEAQGVQPSSSADFVPKVGKTINYIVACVMFNEHDELLMIEEAKPSCAGKWYLPAGRMEQGESITEAAARELFEETGLNAEMTTLLALESAGGSWFRFVLTGRITGGRLKTPADADAESIQALWLRDPKEVPLRANDILNIISIGQAYHQSQKAKQQSDIVRQPVWHNNVLPTRYPHKRNYLRVLAVVRKRATNSMNILISEKNSHHFPTVELHPNRSLHSTLRKFMIEIFGAELPQHRPHGLLSLEHSPSNDDATDGLCLNLLVAFRPALEEISLIGKCIWQELSQPLDEALARILSSKHGSIPLNVIR from the exons ATGACTTCAATTGAAGAGAAAGTGCGTTGCATATTGAATGCCAAAGATCTGGGCGACATCACAACAGAGTTCTGTGATTTCTCGCTCAAAGAGCAGAATGCCACAGCCGAGGCGCAAGGTGTACAGCCATCATCGTCAGCCGACTTTGTGCCCAAAGTGGGCAAGACCATCAACTATATTGTGGCCTGTGTCATGTTCAATGAGCACGACGAGTTGCTAATGATCGAGGAGGCCAAACCAAGCTGTGCAG GCAAATGGTATTTACCCGCGGGACGCATGGAGCAAGGTGAATCCATCACGGAGGCTGCTGCACGTGAGCTGTTCGAGGAGACTGGCCTCAATGCGGAGATGACAACGCTGCTGGCTCTGGAGTCAGCTGGCGGCTCCTGGTTTCGCTTTGTGTTGACGGGTCGCATTACTGGCGGCCGACTTAAGACACCCGCCGATGCGGATGCGGAATCCATACAAGCGCTGTGGCTGCGCGATCCCAAAGAAGTGCCCCTGAGAGCCAACGACATACTCAATATTATTAGCATTGGACAAGCGTATCATCAGAGCCAGAAGGCCAAGCAACAATCGGACATAGTGCGTCAGCCCGTATGGCACAACAATGTGCTGCCGACACGTTATCCGCACAAACGCAACTATCTGCGTGTGCTAGCCGTTGTGCGAAAGCGTGCAACGAACTCCATGAACATACTCATTAGTGAAAAGAATTCGCATCACTTTCCCACTGTGGAGTTGCATCCGAACCGCAGTCTACACTCGACACTACGCAAGTTTATGATCGAGATCTTTGGTGCCGAGCTACCACAGCATCGACCACATGGCCTTTTGAGCTTGGAGCACTCGCCATCTAACGATGATGCAACGGATGGCCTTTGCTTGAATCTGCTGGTTGCCTTCAGGCCAGCACTGGAGGAAATCTCGTTGATTGGCAAGTGCATCTGGCAGGAACTCAGTCAGCCGCTAGACGAAGCGTTGGCGCGCATTTTGAGCAGCAAACACGGATCGATACCACTGAATGTGATACGATAA
- the LOC133836495 gene encoding tricarboxylate transport protein, mitochondrial isoform X2 yields MDRQNLVTFLSPYKSRPWMINSGAAAPSGGSKGLKGIIAGGITGGIEICITYPTEYVKTQLQLDEKGANKKYNGIADCVKKTVATNGFFGLYRGLSVLLYGSIPKSAARFGAFEFMKTHVSDSKGQLTAGGKLFCGLGAGVCEAVLAVTPMETIKVKFINDLRSPNPKFKGFAHGVGQIIKADGISGIYKGLTPTILKQGSNQAIRFFVVESLRDLYKGDDINKPVPKLVVGVFGAIAGAASVFGNTPLDVVKTRMQGLEAAKYKNTADCAMQILKNEGLPAFYKGTVPRLGRVCLDVAITFMIYDSFMDLFNKVWKD; encoded by the exons ATGGATCGTCAAAATTTAGTCACGTTTCTTAGTCCCTACAAATCTCGTCCCTGGATGATCAATAGTGGTGCTGCAGCGCCAAGCGGGGGCAGCAAAGGTCTGAAAGGAATCATTGCCGGAGGCATTACTGGCGGCATTGAGATCTGCATAACATATCCCACCGAATACGTGAAGACACAGCTGCAGCTAGACGAGAAGGGTGCAAACAAGAAGTACAATGGAATTGCCGATTGTGTAAAGAAGACTGTGGCCACAAATGGCTTCTTTGGACTGTACCGTGGTCTGAGTGTGCTCCTCTATGGCAGCATCCCCAAGTCAGCAGCCAG ATTTGGTGCCTTCGAATTTATGAAAACACATGTCAGCGACTCCAAGGGACAACTGACCGCTGGTGGTAAGCTTTTCTGTGGTCTGGGAGCTGGTGTCTGTGAGGCTGTTCTGGCCGTGACGCCCATGGAAACAATCAAGGTGAAGTTCATCAACGATCTGCGCAGTCCGAATCCCAAATTCAAGGGCTTCGCTCATGGCGTTGGTCAAATTATTAAGGCGGACGGCATCAGTGGCATCTACAAGGGTCTGACACCGACCATCTTGAAGCAGGGCTCGAATCAAGCCATTCGCTTCTTTGTCGTCGAATCACTAAGGGATCTGTACAAG GGCGATGACATCAACAAGCCAGTGCCCAAGTTGGTTGTGGGTGTCTTTGGTGCAATTGCTGGAGCGGCTTCCGTGTTTGGCAACACGCCCTTGGATGTGGTAAAGACTCGTATGCAGGGCCTGGAAGCTGCGAAGTACAAGAACACTGCAGATTGTGCTATGCAAATTCTGAAGAACGAGGGACTTCCCGCCTTTTACAAGGGCACAGTGCCCCGATTAGGTCGCGTGTGCCTGGATGTGGCGATAACGTTCATGATTTATGACTCCTTTATGGATCTCTTTAACAAGGTCTGGAAAGATTAG
- the LOC133836495 gene encoding tricarboxylate transport protein, mitochondrial isoform X1, whose amino-acid sequence MLPVYLQYEMDRQNLVTFLSPYKSRPWMINSGAAAPSGGSKGLKGIIAGGITGGIEICITYPTEYVKTQLQLDEKGANKKYNGIADCVKKTVATNGFFGLYRGLSVLLYGSIPKSAARFGAFEFMKTHVSDSKGQLTAGGKLFCGLGAGVCEAVLAVTPMETIKVKFINDLRSPNPKFKGFAHGVGQIIKADGISGIYKGLTPTILKQGSNQAIRFFVVESLRDLYKGDDINKPVPKLVVGVFGAIAGAASVFGNTPLDVVKTRMQGLEAAKYKNTADCAMQILKNEGLPAFYKGTVPRLGRVCLDVAITFMIYDSFMDLFNKVWKD is encoded by the exons atgttacCTGTTTATCTGCAGTACGAAATGGATCGTCAAAATTTAGTCACGTTTCTTAGTCCCTACAAATCTCGTCCCTGGATGATCAATAGTGGTGCTGCAGCGCCAAGCGGGGGCAGCAAAGGTCTGAAAGGAATCATTGCCGGAGGCATTACTGGCGGCATTGAGATCTGCATAACATATCCCACCGAATACGTGAAGACACAGCTGCAGCTAGACGAGAAGGGTGCAAACAAGAAGTACAATGGAATTGCCGATTGTGTAAAGAAGACTGTGGCCACAAATGGCTTCTTTGGACTGTACCGTGGTCTGAGTGTGCTCCTCTATGGCAGCATCCCCAAGTCAGCAGCCAG ATTTGGTGCCTTCGAATTTATGAAAACACATGTCAGCGACTCCAAGGGACAACTGACCGCTGGTGGTAAGCTTTTCTGTGGTCTGGGAGCTGGTGTCTGTGAGGCTGTTCTGGCCGTGACGCCCATGGAAACAATCAAGGTGAAGTTCATCAACGATCTGCGCAGTCCGAATCCCAAATTCAAGGGCTTCGCTCATGGCGTTGGTCAAATTATTAAGGCGGACGGCATCAGTGGCATCTACAAGGGTCTGACACCGACCATCTTGAAGCAGGGCTCGAATCAAGCCATTCGCTTCTTTGTCGTCGAATCACTAAGGGATCTGTACAAG GGCGATGACATCAACAAGCCAGTGCCCAAGTTGGTTGTGGGTGTCTTTGGTGCAATTGCTGGAGCGGCTTCCGTGTTTGGCAACACGCCCTTGGATGTGGTAAAGACTCGTATGCAGGGCCTGGAAGCTGCGAAGTACAAGAACACTGCAGATTGTGCTATGCAAATTCTGAAGAACGAGGGACTTCCCGCCTTTTACAAGGGCACAGTGCCCCGATTAGGTCGCGTGTGCCTGGATGTGGCGATAACGTTCATGATTTATGACTCCTTTATGGATCTCTTTAACAAGGTCTGGAAAGATTAG